Genomic window (Hydrogenimonas cancrithermarum):
GCATGTAACGTATAGGAGAAATTACCAGTAGCGCACGCGGCCAGTATCGACATGGATGAAGCCCGATTTCGGGTAGTATCCGACGCCCCCGCGTTTCAGATGGCGGGCGGCAAGCCTCAGGTCGTTCAGATGCGCACCCGGAAGATTGATATCGATCGCCTTTCCCTGCATGTGAAGACTCCGTTTGGCGACGCCGTTCGTACGTCTTCGAAGTGTTTCGTTGGTTTTCGCGGAGCGGTATCCCGAGATGACATGAAAAGGTTTTCGGCAATGGTCGAACCGGCAGCTGAGATCATAAAGAAGATCGAAGAGGGCAAGGTCCATGGCATGCGTCTCTCCGGTGCGGAAATCACGCAGCAGCCGGTTGAGCGATTCGATCTCTTCGGCGATGTATCGCCCATCCGCCCAGTAGGTCGCCTTTGCCAGCTCTCCCGTGTGAATGTTGTAGAGCGTCACCTTTTTCTCGAGTTTTTTGGTTGCACCGTTAGCCAAAATGATATTTGGAAAAGCACAGAGTGCCAGTGCACCTGCACTTTTTTTCAGAAAATCCCTGCGTGTCGTTTTCTTCATCGTTTCGCTCTCAAAGTGTCGTTATTTAAAACTATTTTACCCAAAAAAGTTCCATTTCGCCACTTCGCTTAATCTCCGTTCATATATTCGACCATTCGACGGTCATACCCGTAGATATCTTTTACGAAGTGAATCTCGCCCGCTTCATCCACGAAAGCCGTCATGTAGAGGATATATATCGGCAACGGTCGTGGCAATCCGACGAGTTTCTCCTCTTTTTTCAGAAGTTCTTCGACGATCCTCTTGTAACGCCATACGCCCGTACCATTCTCGTAAAGTGCGTGAAAGAGCTCTATCGGTTTTTCTACGCGAATGCATCCCGAGCTTTTCGCCCGGTTGTCGTATCGGAAAAGATAGTCGTCCGGCGTATCGTGGATATAGACGTCGAATTCGTTGGGGAACATGAACTTGACGAATCCCAGATAGTTTTTCTCTCCCGGTTTCTGCAAAAAGATATAGGGGATATCCGCGTTATCGTAACGATGCCAGTCGATACTTCTCATATCGATCGAGTCGTTGCCGTCGGCACGCTGGGTCACGACGATACCGATACTCTCCAAATAGTCGAACCGGCCCGCTTTCAGCTTGGGAAGAATATCTTCCGCGACAATGGTTTTCGGTGCTCGCCAGTATGGGTTGAGCACCGCATAGGTCAGCGTATCCGAAATCATCGGGGTGGCCCTCTCTTTCCGTCCGACCACCGTTTTCATCGAAAGCACACACCTGTTATCACGATAGAGCGCCAGTGTAAAGGTTGGAATGTTCGCAGCGATGAAGTCATGGCTGCCAGTCGTCAGCCAGCGAAGCCGAACGATATTGATTTTGATCGTTTCGACTCTTTTTTGTACCGGGACATTCATGGCTTCGAGGGTATCGGGCCCGACGATCCCGTCGGCTTTGAGAGCGTGGCGGAGCTGAAAACGGCGCACTGCATCGGCAAGTTCCCTGTCGAAGGTTCGGTTCGCATCAAGCGAACAGTTATAGTCGCCGGTGACACAGAGGCGCGATCTTATGGCAGGGACCGCATCGTGCAGGTCGCCCGTTTTCAGGATCGGAAAATTGTCGGGAATGACGGGCCAGCCACCATCGAATGCGATATTTTCATACTTCGAAAGGGCATTTTCAAGACGCTGAAGCAGAATGTTCTCTCCATTCGAAGAGAGATTGGCTTCACGTTTGTCGATGCCGATCTGTCCAGGGTAGACGGCATATGGGTCGAGTTTTTCGTAACCTTCGCCGATCCATTTCGATCCGCTCCCGGCAAACAGGCAGATGCCACCTAAAAGAAGCAAAGAGGCAAGCGTTCGGCAAAGGGACATGCCGGCTACTCTCTCTTCTCCCAGACAGTCCCCTGCGGCGTATCCATCAGCTCGATCCCCATCTGTGCCAACTCTTCGCGAATGGCATCGGCCGTGGCGAAATCTTTCTCCTTTTTCGCCGCTTTACGCGCTTCGATAAGCCTGTTGATATGCATAATCTCCTTTTCGCTCATACCGAGCTGAAACCAGGCGTAGGCATCTTTCCCACCGATGCCGAGAAGTTTATGGAGCCATGCGATATTGGCGGCGATACACTGTTTGATGCCTCTGTTTTTTGGATCGGCATCGAGCTGTTCGTTTGCATTGGCAACCATTTCATCGACGACAGCGAGTGCTTTTGAGATATTCAGATCATCACCGAGTGCATCGAGAACCTCTTTTTGGAACGCTTTGTCGGGCGT
Coding sequences:
- a CDS encoding YcbK family protein is translated as MKKTTRRDFLKKSAGALALCAFPNIILANGATKKLEKKVTLYNIHTGELAKATYWADGRYIAEEIESLNRLLRDFRTGETHAMDLALFDLLYDLSCRFDHCRKPFHVISGYRSAKTNETLRRRTNGVAKRSLHMQGKAIDINLPGAHLNDLRLAARHLKRGGVGYYPKSGFIHVDTGRVRYW
- a CDS encoding L,D-transpeptidase family protein, translated to MSLCRTLASLLLLGGICLFAGSGSKWIGEGYEKLDPYAVYPGQIGIDKREANLSSNGENILLQRLENALSKYENIAFDGGWPVIPDNFPILKTGDLHDAVPAIRSRLCVTGDYNCSLDANRTFDRELADAVRRFQLRHALKADGIVGPDTLEAMNVPVQKRVETIKINIVRLRWLTTGSHDFIAANIPTFTLALYRDNRCVLSMKTVVGRKERATPMISDTLTYAVLNPYWRAPKTIVAEDILPKLKAGRFDYLESIGIVVTQRADGNDSIDMRSIDWHRYDNADIPYIFLQKPGEKNYLGFVKFMFPNEFDVYIHDTPDDYLFRYDNRAKSSGCIRVEKPIELFHALYENGTGVWRYKRIVEELLKKEEKLVGLPRPLPIYILYMTAFVDEAGEIHFVKDIYGYDRRMVEYMNGD